A window of Chitinophagales bacterium contains these coding sequences:
- a CDS encoding acyltransferase: protein MPKKQSIFFPNLDGLRFICFLMVFLFHSYKTLFANVPGADSTVGFLFQHGELGVNFFFVLSGFLITFLLIREREFTGTIHIGNFYLRRILRIWPLFYLCVFIGFVIWPYLKNFMGDAVDETSNPLYYLLLINNFDYIHQQSISTQLFPDALILIVLWSVAVEEQFYLSWPVLLRFIGKSLYPILFIAIIAFTLWFRWRFAFAPEEDLHARAVLKFHTLAVIGDMAVGALMAYNCSREGWLYRWVKRMPRYQMVLLYGAVLAILLFHHILFPEGLMMVPERLIIAIIFGLVILEQNYAEKSFYKFSSFTRISKLGTYTYGLYCYHFLVISLMSKFFSKLGWDDSSFAHATIYSLLSLAFVIILSIVSYRFFEKPFLKLKDRFAFIVK, encoded by the coding sequence GTGCCTAAAAAACAAAGTATCTTCTTCCCGAACCTGGATGGATTGAGGTTCATTTGCTTTCTGATGGTCTTTCTCTTCCACAGTTACAAGACCCTTTTTGCCAATGTACCCGGTGCTGATTCGACCGTTGGTTTTCTGTTTCAGCACGGAGAGTTAGGGGTGAATTTCTTCTTTGTTTTAAGTGGGTTTCTCATCACTTTTCTGCTGATCCGGGAACGCGAGTTCACCGGGACCATCCATATCGGGAACTTCTATCTCCGCCGGATTCTGCGGATATGGCCCCTGTTCTACCTTTGTGTATTCATTGGATTTGTGATCTGGCCCTATCTAAAGAATTTTATGGGTGATGCGGTGGATGAGACCTCCAATCCTTTATACTACCTCCTGCTTATTAATAATTTTGATTATATCCATCAGCAGTCGATCAGTACCCAGCTCTTTCCCGACGCCCTTATCCTGATTGTACTTTGGTCGGTAGCGGTGGAGGAGCAGTTCTACCTCAGCTGGCCGGTACTGCTCCGGTTTATTGGAAAATCCCTTTACCCGATCCTTTTCATAGCCATAATTGCCTTCACGCTCTGGTTCCGGTGGAGATTCGCTTTTGCGCCTGAAGAGGACCTCCATGCCCGTGCAGTGCTGAAATTTCATACCCTGGCCGTGATAGGGGATATGGCCGTAGGTGCGCTAATGGCTTATAATTGCTCCAGGGAAGGCTGGCTCTACCGTTGGGTAAAAAGGATGCCCCGGTACCAAATGGTCCTTCTCTATGGTGCCGTTTTGGCCATCCTTCTTTTCCATCATATCCTTTTTCCGGAAGGCCTTATGATGGTGCCGGAACGACTGATCATCGCCATTATTTTTGGCCTGGTGATCCTGGAACAGAACTATGCTGAAAAATCTTTTTACAAGTTCTCTTCGTTTACCCGTATCAGTAAACTAGGTACCTACACTTACGGACTGTATTGTTACCATTTTTTAGTGATCAGTCTGATGAGTAAATTCTTTTCCAAATTAGGATGGGACGATAGTAGTTTTGCGCATGCGACCATCTATAGTTTACTATCACTTGCCTTTGTAATTATACTCTCCATCGTTAGTTATCGCTTCTTCGAAAAGCCTTTTTTAAAGTTAAAAGACCGTTTCGCATTTATTGTGAAATAA
- a CDS encoding TolC family protein, producing MRPFLLTLAILVNSLLFAQDLKINAAQDQRRDSLTKALLIRYAMDNPSLRAASARVETAEYNLKTAKVAWLDAVAISGNINEFVVNDNPNANFFPKYNLGITLPFSIFGKQSNIKKAAAAQVDMNVALKQDEERRVVKDVLTRYAVYQEKKDVYEFQKRISSELLGAYQKVKEDYAEGVVTELEDVNKAFQAYINQQIEERTAKKDYEVSIIDLEAVTGVPMATVLSTVMTIMESTPN from the coding sequence ATGAGACCTTTCCTTTTAACCCTGGCCATTTTAGTAAATAGCCTTCTGTTTGCCCAGGATTTGAAAATAAATGCGGCACAGGACCAGCGACGTGATTCCCTGACCAAGGCATTACTGATCCGGTATGCCATGGATAATCCCTCTCTGCGGGCGGCTTCAGCCAGGGTGGAAACAGCCGAATATAATTTAAAGACCGCCAAGGTGGCCTGGCTTGACGCCGTGGCGATCTCGGGAAATATCAATGAGTTTGTGGTAAATGATAATCCAAACGCCAATTTCTTTCCTAAATATAACCTGGGTATCACCTTGCCCTTTAGCATTTTCGGGAAACAATCTAACATCAAAAAGGCGGCAGCTGCACAGGTGGACATGAATGTCGCCCTGAAACAGGATGAGGAGCGCCGGGTTGTAAAGGATGTGCTGACCCGCTATGCTGTTTACCAGGAAAAGAAAGATGTATATGAATTTCAGAAAAGGATCAGTTCTGAATTGCTGGGGGCCTACCAGAAGGTAAAAGAAGATTATGCCGAGGGAGTTGTTACTGAACTTGAGGATGTAAATAAGGCCTTTCAGGCGTATATAAATCAACAGATCGAAGAGCGGACGGCCAAAAAAGACTATGAAGTTTCCATCATTGATCTGGAAGCCGTGACCGGAGTGCCGATGGCTACCGTTCTTTCTACCGTAATGACCATAATGGAGAGCACGCCCAATTAA